Proteins encoded together in one Streptomyces sp. TLI_171 window:
- the ribA gene encoding GTP cyclohydrolase II, with translation MTHPETTQQRPAATVRSRVRIPLAFGDGYRVEADVHTFHGLVDGAEHLALALGDPSATAAPLVRLHSECLTGDVFGSARCDCGPQLRESVERIAETGGYLLYLRQEGRGIGLYNKLDAYALQDAGLDTYQANAALGLPEDGRDYTAAAQMLTTLGVPAVRLLSNNPDKAAQLTALGITITERVPTGVHLSPSNLRYLRAKVEHTQHTLTLAPPVA, from the coding sequence ATGACGCACCCCGAGACCACCCAGCAGCGGCCCGCCGCCACCGTGCGCTCCCGCGTGCGCATCCCGCTGGCCTTCGGCGACGGCTACCGGGTCGAGGCCGACGTGCACACCTTCCACGGCCTGGTCGACGGCGCCGAACACCTGGCCCTCGCCCTCGGCGACCCCTCCGCCACCGCCGCCCCGCTGGTCCGCCTGCACTCCGAGTGCCTCACCGGCGACGTCTTCGGCTCCGCCCGCTGCGACTGCGGCCCCCAGCTGCGCGAATCCGTCGAACGCATCGCGGAGACCGGCGGCTACCTGCTCTACCTCCGCCAGGAGGGCCGCGGCATCGGCCTCTACAACAAGCTCGACGCCTACGCCCTGCAGGACGCCGGCCTCGACACCTACCAGGCCAACGCCGCGCTCGGGCTGCCCGAGGACGGCCGCGACTACACCGCCGCCGCCCAGATGCTCACCACCCTCGGCGTCCCCGCCGTCCGGCTCCTCAGCAACAACCCCGACAAGGCCGCCCAACTCACCGCCCTCGGCATCACCATCACCGAACGCGTCCCCACCGGCGTCCACCTCTCCCCCAGCAACCTCCGCTACCTCCGCGCCAAGGTCGAACACACCCAGCACACCCTCACCCTCGCCCCACCGGTCGCCTGA
- a CDS encoding NADP-dependent oxidoreductase, with product MSKAFGFVAYGGPEQQEFLDRPTPEPGPGAVLIEVRAAGVNPADWKKRQGWFGTEAAPPLVMGSEAAGVVTAVGEGVQGFAVGDEVFGIAPGGAFAEETLLAARTTARKPADIGFAQAAALPVAAATAYDALNQLDLRAGQTLLIVGVAGGVGSAAAQIAHHRGVTVLGTAGEGSAGYVRALGATPVRYGPGVADRLRGVAPEGVDAVLDLIGGDAVRDVAGVLREPGRLVSTADPATAAELGGAYVKRDGTAGPLTAVAELVAAGKLDPNITASYPLERAAEAMAEVESGHARGKLILEMSRP from the coding sequence ATGTCGAAGGCATTCGGGTTCGTCGCGTACGGCGGACCGGAGCAGCAGGAGTTCCTGGACCGGCCAACCCCCGAACCGGGGCCCGGCGCGGTGCTGATCGAGGTCAGGGCGGCGGGCGTCAACCCCGCCGACTGGAAGAAGCGGCAGGGCTGGTTCGGCACCGAGGCCGCCCCGCCGCTGGTGATGGGCAGCGAGGCGGCCGGCGTGGTGACCGCCGTCGGCGAGGGCGTGCAGGGCTTCGCGGTCGGCGACGAGGTGTTCGGCATCGCCCCGGGCGGCGCGTTCGCCGAGGAGACGCTGCTGGCGGCCCGCACCACCGCCCGCAAGCCCGCCGACATCGGCTTCGCCCAGGCCGCCGCGCTGCCGGTCGCCGCCGCCACCGCCTACGACGCGCTGAACCAGCTCGACCTGCGCGCCGGGCAGACCCTGTTGATCGTCGGCGTGGCCGGCGGCGTCGGCAGCGCCGCCGCGCAGATCGCCCACCACCGCGGCGTCACCGTGCTCGGCACCGCGGGCGAGGGTAGCGCCGGGTACGTGCGCGCCCTCGGCGCCACCCCCGTCCGGTACGGGCCGGGCGTCGCCGACCGGCTGCGCGGCGTCGCCCCCGAGGGGGTGGACGCCGTGCTCGACCTGATCGGCGGGGACGCCGTCCGCGACGTGGCCGGCGTGCTGCGCGAACCCGGACGGCTGGTCTCCACCGCCGACCCGGCCACCGCCGCCGAGCTCGGCGGCGCGTACGTCAAGCGGGACGGCACCGCGGGTCCGCTCACCGCCGTCGCCGAACTCGTCGCCGCCGGGAAGCTCGACCCGAACATCACCGCCAGCTACCCGCTGGAGCGGGCCGCCGAAGCGATGGCCGAGGTCGAGTCCGGGCACGCCCGAGGCAAACTGATCCTGGAGATGAGCCGACCGTGA
- the lnt gene encoding apolipoprotein N-acyltransferase translates to MNLRTALSRPARYGALVSGALPVLTFPGAGLAALAWVALVPGLLVMRAAGGPREAAVRGWWFGAGFILTGMYWLIPSIGPALPLLAVVFGVLQAPFGLAAWWLLHGRLTPRRSAAALAVLPAVWVSAEYARSWHALGGPWALLGASQWEHPAVLGLATVGGVWLVSWALVAVNTAMVVLACAEGVGLRVLAGGTALASVLAGPVLFAAQAAPATSGSASVALVQAGQTADEQARLEANVRITRSLAGRPVDLVVWGESSTTADLDRDGATVDRLAALSRSTGAQLMVGEDARKADGRISKDAVLVDSSGIVARYRKIRLVPFGEYIPLRPLLGWIAGVSAAAGENRAPGSAVHLLPVVGQDGRPLPIGTLICFESAFPDMSRAAARQGAELIVYQSATSTFQSTWAPAQHASLGAIRAAETGRPVVQAALTGESVAYDAQGRRQVRLTTGEAGAVTVRLSLADPSARTWYVRLGDWVPLTALAVSLSAAAVGFGPRLRERGRPGTSAAPSADLPSARV, encoded by the coding sequence GCCGCGCGAGGCGGCGGTGCGCGGCTGGTGGTTCGGCGCGGGGTTCATCCTGACCGGCATGTACTGGCTGATCCCGTCGATCGGTCCGGCGCTGCCGCTGCTGGCGGTCGTCTTCGGCGTCCTGCAGGCGCCGTTCGGCCTGGCCGCCTGGTGGCTGCTGCACGGTCGGCTGACGCCGCGTCGGTCGGCGGCGGCGCTCGCCGTGCTGCCCGCGGTGTGGGTGAGCGCCGAGTACGCGCGGTCCTGGCACGCGCTGGGCGGGCCGTGGGCGCTGCTCGGCGCGTCCCAGTGGGAGCATCCGGCGGTGCTCGGGCTGGCCACTGTCGGCGGGGTGTGGCTGGTGAGTTGGGCGCTGGTCGCGGTGAACACCGCGATGGTGGTGCTGGCCTGCGCCGAGGGCGTGGGCCTGCGGGTGCTGGCGGGCGGGACGGCGCTGGCATCGGTGCTGGCCGGCCCGGTCCTGTTCGCGGCGCAGGCCGCGCCCGCGACCTCGGGCTCGGCGTCGGTGGCGTTGGTGCAGGCCGGGCAGACCGCGGACGAGCAGGCCCGGCTGGAGGCGAACGTGCGGATCACGCGTTCGCTGGCGGGCCGCCCGGTCGACCTGGTGGTGTGGGGCGAGAGCTCCACCACCGCCGACCTGGACCGGGACGGCGCGACGGTGGACCGGCTGGCCGCGCTGTCCCGCTCCACCGGCGCGCAGCTGATGGTCGGCGAGGACGCCCGCAAGGCCGACGGCCGGATCTCCAAGGACGCGGTGCTGGTGGACTCCTCCGGCATCGTGGCCCGCTACCGGAAGATCCGCCTGGTGCCGTTCGGCGAGTACATCCCGCTGCGGCCGCTGCTCGGCTGGATCGCCGGGGTGAGCGCCGCCGCGGGCGAGAACCGGGCCCCCGGCAGTGCGGTGCACCTGCTGCCGGTGGTCGGCCAGGACGGGCGCCCGCTGCCGATCGGCACCCTGATCTGCTTCGAGTCCGCGTTCCCGGACATGTCGCGGGCGGCGGCCCGGCAGGGCGCCGAGCTGATCGTCTACCAGTCGGCGACGTCCACCTTCCAGTCGACCTGGGCTCCCGCCCAGCACGCCTCGCTGGGCGCGATCCGCGCCGCGGAGACCGGCCGCCCGGTGGTGCAGGCCGCCCTCACCGGCGAGTCGGTGGCGTACGACGCGCAGGGCCGCCGCCAGGTCCGGCTGACCACCGGCGAGGCCGGTGCGGTGACCGTCCGGCTGTCGCTCGCCGACCCGTCGGCCCGCACCTGGTACGTGCGGCTCGGCGACTGGGTGCCGCTGACGGCGCTGGCGGTGTCGCTGTCGGCCGCGGCGGTGGGCTTCGGTCCGCGCCTGCGCGAGCGCGGCCGCCCCGGCACGTCCGCCGCCCCGTCCGCCGACCTGCCCTCCGCCCGCGTCTGA
- a CDS encoding VOC family protein produces MKITEPSPGAPCWVELATKDPAAAKAFYHELFGWRAEVVPDEKAMGYTRMYLGDQLVAGLSGLMQPEQPIAWTISFHTPDTDATADEIADAGGELIVPPTDALDWCRFVIARDPTGAVFSTWQPAALHGVDLLNEPGSLGWVELATRDPQAAVAFYRRVFGWSVNAGEMYTQFGLAGRDFGGMMDMSDQFPAEVPPYWMPYFAVADVDLGAERAALLGATVTLPPTDVPDGPRLAVLRDPQGAVFGIHVAYPES; encoded by the coding sequence GTGAAGATCACCGAACCGAGCCCCGGCGCGCCCTGCTGGGTCGAACTCGCCACCAAGGACCCCGCCGCCGCCAAGGCCTTCTACCACGAACTGTTCGGCTGGCGCGCCGAAGTGGTGCCCGACGAGAAGGCCATGGGCTACACCAGGATGTACCTCGGCGATCAACTCGTGGCCGGGCTCAGCGGATTGATGCAGCCCGAGCAGCCCATCGCCTGGACGATCAGCTTCCACACCCCCGACACCGACGCGACCGCCGACGAGATCGCCGACGCCGGGGGCGAGTTGATCGTCCCGCCGACGGACGCCCTGGACTGGTGCCGGTTCGTGATCGCCCGCGACCCGACCGGCGCGGTGTTCTCCACCTGGCAGCCCGCGGCCCTGCACGGCGTCGACCTGCTGAACGAGCCCGGCTCGCTGGGCTGGGTCGAACTCGCCACCCGCGACCCGCAGGCCGCCGTCGCCTTCTACCGCAGGGTGTTCGGCTGGAGCGTCAACGCCGGTGAGATGTACACCCAGTTCGGCCTGGCCGGGCGGGACTTCGGCGGCATGATGGACATGTCCGACCAGTTCCCGGCCGAGGTCCCGCCGTACTGGATGCCGTACTTCGCGGTCGCCGACGTCGACCTCGGCGCCGAGCGCGCCGCGCTGCTCGGCGCCACCGTCACCCTGCCGCCCACCGACGTGCCCGACGGCCCGCGCCTGGCCGTGCTGCGCGACCCGCAGGGCGCGGTGTTCGGCATCCACGTCGCCTACCCGGAGAGCTGA